One window of Myxococcales bacterium genomic DNA carries:
- a CDS encoding YXWGXW repeat-containing protein has translation MGLLRAAKIQFVLAAAALMTSGCVTGVERRATLTEASHAPPPPPEEASAGQVTAGTPKTPPYAPPGKSPGADWVWVRGYWHWDGVRHVWKRGRWERSEPDYVRRLPR, from the coding sequence ATGGGTCTGCTTCGCGCGGCGAAGATTCAGTTCGTGCTCGCGGCCGCCGCGCTCATGACGAGCGGGTGCGTGACCGGCGTGGAGCGCCGCGCGACGCTGACCGAAGCTTCACACGCGCCGCCGCCACCGCCCGAAGAAGCCAGCGCGGGTCAAGTAACGGCGGGCACCCCCAAGACTCCGCCCTACGCACCCCCGGGCAAGTCGCCCGGCGCCGACTGGGTGTGGGTTCGGGGTTACTGGCACTGGGATGGAGTGCGGCACGTTTGGAAGAGGGGACGCTGGGAGCGAAGCGAACCGGACTACGTGCGCCGACTGCCGCGCTGA
- the pcnB gene encoding polynucleotide adenylyltransferase PcnB — translation MTAIRKEAAEAAVRAGPTRHPVDLDDGRLDADAVKVVRRLVRHGYEAYVVGGGVRDLLLDRCPKDFDIATSARPDDVRTLFRNSRIIGRRFRLVHVLFAGGKVIETATFRRAPDESDRDGDDLPIRNDNVFGDAHEDAARRDFTFNALFYDVENKEVIDWVGGMPHIENRIVQTIGDPVVRFKEDPVRILRAIKFSARLDLGITPDVYDAIVQCRGSLAMAARPRLFEELLRLLREGAAHRSFWLAWETGVLDVLLPELSAYLSDSEEDDGLVWRLLGELDRRTKERGAPFDDVVLWTLLLLEPLREATAGERDRVEAAYEFLEPVIDRLNVPRRIADAVRRIVAIFPRLEAGRTGRFAKTPLFALASEVYEIRRGAMGESTAEWGSQPRADSAALGATKRRRRRRRR, via the coding sequence GTGACTGCGATCCGCAAGGAGGCGGCCGAGGCGGCGGTGCGCGCGGGTCCGACGCGGCATCCGGTCGATCTCGACGACGGTCGCCTCGATGCCGACGCCGTGAAGGTCGTGCGGCGGCTGGTCCGCCACGGTTACGAAGCGTACGTGGTCGGCGGTGGTGTGCGCGACCTGCTCCTCGATCGTTGCCCCAAAGATTTCGACATCGCGACCAGCGCTCGACCCGACGACGTGCGGACGCTGTTCCGGAACTCCCGCATCATCGGTCGACGCTTTCGGCTGGTGCACGTGCTCTTTGCCGGCGGCAAGGTGATCGAGACCGCGACCTTCCGGCGCGCGCCGGACGAGAGCGACCGCGACGGGGACGATCTGCCGATTCGCAACGACAACGTCTTCGGTGACGCGCACGAGGACGCGGCCCGTCGCGACTTCACGTTCAACGCCCTGTTCTACGACGTGGAGAACAAGGAGGTCATCGACTGGGTCGGTGGCATGCCGCACATCGAGAACCGCATCGTGCAAACGATCGGCGACCCGGTGGTGCGCTTCAAGGAAGACCCCGTGCGCATCTTGCGCGCGATCAAGTTCAGCGCGCGACTCGACCTCGGGATCACGCCGGACGTCTACGACGCCATCGTGCAGTGTCGAGGCTCGTTGGCCATGGCAGCGCGACCGCGTCTGTTCGAAGAGCTCTTGCGACTGCTGCGGGAAGGCGCCGCACATCGCTCGTTCTGGCTGGCCTGGGAGACTGGTGTGCTCGACGTGCTGTTGCCCGAGCTGTCGGCCTATCTCTCCGACTCCGAGGAGGACGACGGCCTGGTCTGGCGCCTGCTGGGTGAGCTGGACCGACGAACGAAAGAGCGTGGGGCGCCGTTCGACGACGTGGTGCTCTGGACGCTGCTCTTGCTCGAGCCCCTGCGCGAGGCGACGGCGGGTGAGCGGGACCGGGTCGAGGCCGCCTACGAGTTCCTGGAGCCGGTGATCGATCGGCTCAACGTGCCCCGCCGCATCGCCGATGCCGTGCGCCGCATCGTCGCGATCTTCCCGCGCCTCGAGGCCGGCCGGACCGGACGTTTCGCAAAGACCCCGCTCTTTGCCCTCGCTTCCGAGGTCTACGAGATCCGCCGCGGCGCCATGGGGGAGAGCACGGCGGAGTGGGGCTCACAGCCGCGCGCCGACTCCGCGGCCCTGGGCGCCACCAAACGCCGCCGCCGCCGTCGTCGTCGCTGA
- a CDS encoding UTP--glucose-1-phosphate uridylyltransferase has product MSALSDQLDQLPTEVQELLHRHAFDRERFLRLAAGVAAGAADGNRVTGTVAAPAPGDVSDLPAVGTPEHMRCEALGLAALSRGECALVVLAGGMATRMGGVVKALVDAIPGSSFLDLRLGEIANLARMSGCTPPFWLMTSDSTDEPIREALGARLDGEKIATFTQHLSPRLHPDGSLFLDDEGQPSLHAPGHGDLPDALRASGLLARFVQRGGKVVTMANIDNLGGTLAPALVGWHLAHGKPVSCEVVDKLPSDRGGIPVRWNGRPVVLEEFRLPESFDPTQVPVFNTNTFHFDARALLELQMEWTFFVAKKKVGDAPVVQFERLIGEITSHLDTRFVRLPRDGAQSRFLPVKDNDELAQRRTAIELVARARGMLP; this is encoded by the coding sequence ATGAGCGCCCTTTCGGACCAGCTGGATCAGCTCCCCACCGAGGTTCAGGAGCTGCTTCATCGCCACGCCTTCGACCGCGAGCGTTTCCTGCGCCTGGCCGCTGGCGTCGCAGCGGGGGCCGCAGACGGCAACCGGGTGACGGGTACGGTCGCGGCGCCCGCTCCGGGTGACGTCAGCGATTTGCCTGCCGTCGGAACGCCGGAGCACATGCGCTGCGAGGCACTGGGTCTCGCGGCCTTGTCCCGCGGGGAGTGTGCGCTCGTGGTGCTGGCCGGCGGCATGGCAACCCGCATGGGCGGGGTGGTCAAAGCGCTGGTCGACGCCATCCCTGGCTCTTCGTTCCTCGACCTGCGCTTGGGCGAGATCGCGAACCTCGCACGCATGTCGGGCTGTACGCCACCGTTCTGGTTGATGACCAGCGACAGCACCGACGAACCGATCCGCGAGGCACTGGGTGCTCGCCTCGACGGTGAGAAGATCGCCACTTTCACCCAGCACCTGTCACCGCGGCTCCACCCGGACGGCAGTTTGTTCCTGGACGACGAGGGACAACCGAGCTTGCACGCCCCGGGGCACGGTGATTTGCCCGACGCGCTGCGGGCGAGTGGCCTGCTTGCGCGCTTCGTGCAACGCGGCGGCAAGGTCGTGACGATGGCCAACATCGACAACCTCGGCGGAACGCTCGCCCCTGCCCTGGTCGGCTGGCACCTGGCCCACGGCAAACCCGTGAGCTGCGAGGTCGTCGACAAACTGCCCAGCGATCGCGGCGGGATCCCCGTGCGCTGGAACGGCCGACCGGTGGTGCTGGAAGAGTTCCGACTGCCCGAGAGCTTCGACCCCACACAGGTTCCGGTGTTCAACACCAACACATTTCACTTCGATGCGCGGGCCCTGCTCGAGCTGCAAATGGAGTGGACCTTCTTCGTCGCCAAGAAGAAGGTCGGAGATGCCCCGGTGGTGCAGTTCGAGCGCCTGATCGGCGAAATCACGAGCCACCTCGACACCCGCTTCGTGCGACTCCCGCGCGACGGCGCACAATCACGCTTCTTGCCCGTCAAGGATAACGACGAGCTCGCTCAGCGACGTACCGCCATCGAGCTCGTCGCCCGCGCTCGAGGAATGCTCCCATGA
- a CDS encoding YdcF family protein, translated as MLDALVLLGCRIGPDGALSQTAERRVEAAARALAAGSAPRVIVSGGRRWNGHAEAEVMSEALRARGVPGDALLLELLSLSTCENARFSAALAREHGFGELGVVTCDWHMRRAVAAFAHAGLVVQPFPARTPPAAVHTRIARAGREQVSSWVDRLATWGVS; from the coding sequence GTGTTGGACGCGCTCGTGTTGCTCGGCTGCCGCATCGGTCCCGACGGGGCTTTGTCGCAGACAGCCGAGCGTCGCGTCGAGGCTGCCGCCCGCGCCCTTGCGGCCGGTTCGGCTCCCCGTGTCATCGTGAGTGGCGGCCGCCGCTGGAACGGGCACGCGGAGGCGGAGGTGATGAGTGAAGCGCTGCGCGCGCGCGGAGTGCCGGGCGACGCCCTCTTGCTCGAGCTGCTCAGCCTGTCGACCTGCGAGAACGCACGCTTCAGCGCGGCGCTGGCCCGGGAGCATGGCTTCGGCGAGCTCGGGGTCGTGACCTGTGACTGGCACATGCGGCGCGCCGTCGCGGCATTCGCCCACGCCGGGTTGGTCGTGCAACCGTTCCCAGCGCGGACGCCGCCAGCCGCGGTGCACACGCGCATCGCGCGCGCGGGGCGCGAGCAGGTCAGCTCGTGGGTCGATCGCCTCGCGACCTGGGGAGTGTCATGA
- a CDS encoding GFA family protein, translated as MTSESRELSGSCLCGQVRYTAVGQPTRFYHCHCSRCRKATGTGHASNLFVHGSLRWDDGEALVKSYKLPDAERFANSFCSHCGARVPRASEQLSMVFIPAGSLDQEPEFAPQARIFTGSRAVWSCDSNALPEFEAYPS; from the coding sequence ATGACCAGCGAATCACGCGAATTGAGCGGCAGCTGCCTGTGCGGCCAGGTCCGATATACCGCAGTGGGGCAGCCGACCCGTTTTTACCACTGCCACTGCTCCCGCTGTCGCAAGGCGACCGGGACTGGCCATGCCTCCAACCTGTTCGTACACGGCAGCCTGCGCTGGGACGACGGCGAAGCACTCGTGAAGTCGTACAAGCTGCCCGACGCGGAGCGTTTCGCCAACAGCTTCTGCAGTCACTGCGGAGCGCGTGTACCCCGGGCCAGCGAACAGCTCTCGATGGTGTTCATTCCGGCGGGCTCGCTCGACCAGGAGCCCGAGTTCGCGCCGCAAGCTCGCATCTTCACCGGTTCGCGCGCGGTCTGGTCTTGTGACTCGAACGCGTTGCCAGAGTTCGAGGCCTATCCCAGCTGA
- the lepB gene encoding signal peptidase I: MRKLFRFLLWTSIIVGILVGVARATAIRWWRIPEGDPYLEASIAPSLRGGDLIILWRLTKPKFGDLVLCPEPSAPERMVIGRIIGDAGDKVKIEGPRVLINGRAAETEHACDPRLFKVIHPATGKEIDEHCDIEAVAGVSHMRGAAVSGGVQPSPVDQTVPDGKLFLVSDNRQLPYDSRDFGLVDPATCLETVVFRLVSKDGFLDEKPRFSVIR; the protein is encoded by the coding sequence GTGCGGAAGCTCTTCAGGTTTCTGCTCTGGACATCCATCATCGTTGGCATTTTGGTGGGGGTGGCCCGGGCGACTGCGATCCGCTGGTGGCGGATCCCAGAGGGTGATCCCTACCTCGAGGCCTCGATCGCTCCGTCGCTGCGCGGCGGCGATCTGATCATCCTGTGGCGCCTGACCAAGCCGAAATTCGGCGACCTGGTGCTCTGCCCCGAACCTTCTGCGCCGGAGCGCATGGTGATCGGTCGCATCATCGGCGACGCCGGCGACAAGGTGAAGATCGAGGGCCCGCGCGTCCTGATCAATGGGCGCGCCGCCGAGACCGAGCACGCCTGCGACCCGCGCTTGTTCAAGGTCATCCACCCGGCCACGGGCAAGGAGATCGACGAGCACTGCGACATCGAGGCCGTCGCTGGCGTCTCTCACATGCGTGGGGCCGCGGTGAGCGGGGGCGTGCAGCCCTCCCCCGTGGACCAGACCGTCCCCGATGGGAAGCTCTTCCTGGTCAGCGACAATCGGCAATTACCCTATGATTCTCGCGATTTCGGGCTGGTGGATCCCGCGACCTGCCTGGAAACCGTGGTTTTCCGCCTGGTCAGCAAGGACGGATTCCTCGACGAAAAGCCGCGATTTTCGGTGATTCGGTAG
- a CDS encoding FHA domain-containing protein, which yields MIEPGLEIGVVCGQCDVWAPIGARFCPTCSHDLRLFPQQTLMPLRVPSIAPPKPVFEDETTMAFEVPGLDEARSQLDEIDRVSVDVGRVPRGALEEERMEQARNYVCESCMSPVPSGHKFCGRCGTPVPDHILHLQANYFSDMQDPEKARIIVIRGQDGQGQEQEGLSYHLKAEQHFAGHGQDLDFSDDKFVSPKHANFLYRNGGLVVRDEGSLNGVFFRVRGSVEVAPGDSFLAGEQLFRLDPTPKASDGNDSEGTFFYSSPKYPSAFRLNQLLEGGSIGMTVCARGNTLDIGREDGDLNFPGDLFMSAKHCSIEEKDGKFVLTDHDSRNGTYIRIKTEKPLSHGDYLFIGKKLVRVEMNSN from the coding sequence ATGATTGAGCCCGGCCTGGAAATCGGCGTGGTCTGCGGGCAGTGCGACGTCTGGGCCCCGATCGGTGCGCGCTTCTGTCCGACGTGCAGCCACGATCTTCGGCTTTTCCCGCAACAAACGCTGATGCCGCTGCGTGTCCCGTCCATCGCACCACCCAAACCGGTGTTCGAGGATGAGACCACCATGGCGTTCGAAGTGCCCGGGCTCGACGAAGCTCGTTCACAGCTGGACGAAATTGATCGAGTCTCGGTTGACGTTGGTCGAGTCCCCCGCGGGGCGCTCGAGGAGGAACGGATGGAACAAGCAAGGAACTACGTCTGCGAATCGTGCATGAGCCCTGTGCCCAGCGGCCACAAATTTTGTGGTCGGTGCGGTACGCCGGTTCCGGACCACATCCTGCACCTGCAAGCCAACTACTTCAGCGACATGCAGGATCCGGAGAAGGCGAGGATCATCGTCATCCGCGGTCAAGACGGACAAGGCCAGGAACAGGAAGGCCTGTCGTACCACCTGAAGGCCGAGCAGCACTTCGCGGGGCACGGTCAGGATCTCGATTTCTCCGACGACAAGTTCGTGTCGCCGAAGCACGCGAATTTCCTGTACCGGAACGGCGGGCTGGTGGTGCGGGACGAGGGCTCGCTGAACGGTGTCTTCTTCCGTGTGCGCGGCAGCGTCGAGGTCGCCCCGGGCGACAGCTTCTTGGCGGGCGAGCAGCTGTTCCGACTCGATCCGACGCCCAAGGCCTCGGACGGCAACGACTCGGAGGGCACGTTCTTCTATTCGTCCCCCAAGTACCCGAGCGCGTTCCGCCTCAACCAGCTGCTCGAGGGCGGGTCGATCGGCATGACCGTGTGTGCCCGGGGCAATACCCTGGACATCGGTCGTGAAGACGGCGACCTGAACTTCCCCGGCGATCTCTTCATGTCGGCCAAACACTGCTCGATCGAGGAGAAGGACGGAAAATTCGTGCTGACGGACCACGACAGCCGAAACGGGACGTACATCCGGATCAAGACCGAGAAGCCACTCAGCCACGGTGACTACTTGTTCATCGGCAAGAAGCTCGTGCGCGTCGAGATGAACTCGAACTGA
- the proB gene encoding glutamate 5-kinase gives MSQERSTLTRARRIVVKVGSRVLAADDDTPRSLAAAVDTLRKQERSVVLVSSGAIAIGCTRLGYRTRPKEMAKLQAAAAAGQSVLMRRYDEAFGQLGITVAQVLLTHADLADRERLNNARDALAALIDAAAVPIVNENDTVATEEIRFGDNDQLASMVVPLVGADLLVLLTDVEGVLDARGQRISIMTDSSQVGSVEEKGEKFGSGGMQSKLDAAQKARRSGSAVVIASARHPQVLEAIIAGEDVGTFFPHVGEPLRARKHWIAYTLRPRGALILDNGAVRALATGKTSLLPIGVLGVRGEFHPGDAVSLVGADGAEVGRGLTRLGAVDVARAAGRKGAELSVLFGSLDVVVVHKDDLVLVP, from the coding sequence ATGAGCCAGGAACGCTCGACTCTCACTCGCGCCCGCCGCATCGTCGTCAAGGTCGGCTCGCGCGTGCTGGCCGCCGACGACGACACCCCGCGCTCGCTGGCCGCTGCAGTCGACACCCTTCGCAAACAAGAGCGCTCGGTCGTGCTGGTCTCGAGCGGCGCGATTGCCATCGGGTGTACCAGGCTCGGTTACCGCACTCGGCCCAAGGAAATGGCCAAGCTGCAGGCCGCTGCTGCCGCGGGCCAGAGTGTGCTGATGCGGCGCTACGACGAGGCCTTCGGGCAGCTCGGCATCACCGTCGCGCAGGTCCTGCTCACCCACGCCGATCTCGCGGATCGCGAGCGACTCAACAACGCACGCGACGCACTGGCCGCGCTCATCGACGCCGCCGCCGTGCCGATCGTCAACGAGAACGACACGGTGGCCACCGAGGAGATCCGCTTCGGCGACAACGATCAGCTCGCTTCCATGGTGGTGCCGCTGGTCGGCGCGGATCTGCTCGTGCTCCTTACCGACGTGGAGGGCGTGCTCGACGCTCGGGGCCAGCGGATCTCCATCATGACCGACTCGAGCCAGGTGGGCAGCGTCGAAGAGAAGGGTGAAAAATTCGGCAGCGGCGGCATGCAGAGCAAGCTCGACGCTGCGCAAAAAGCCCGCCGTTCCGGCTCTGCGGTGGTGATCGCTTCGGCCCGACACCCACAGGTGCTCGAAGCCATCATCGCCGGCGAAGATGTCGGCACCTTCTTTCCGCACGTCGGCGAGCCGCTCAGGGCGCGCAAACACTGGATTGCCTACACCCTGCGCCCGCGCGGAGCGCTCATCCTGGACAACGGCGCAGTGCGCGCCCTCGCGACGGGCAAGACCAGCCTGCTCCCGATCGGGGTGCTGGGTGTGCGCGGCGAGTTCCACCCGGGCGACGCGGTGAGTCTGGTCGGTGCGGATGGAGCCGAGGTAGGGCGAGGTCTCACGCGGCTCGGGGCCGTCGATGTGGCCCGCGCGGCGGGTCGAAAGGGGGCCGAGCTCAGCGTGTTGTTCGGCAGCCTCGACGTCGTCGTGGTCCACAAGGACGACCTCGTGCTCGTGCCCTGA
- a CDS encoding trypsin-like serine protease, translated as MRQFRVAAEPTPSPAARPDDDGRLAAPEMPFALARDDDFVVRVVVANTSCSGTLIDEDQVLTAHHCIVQRDKYGDFTDKNSRPKDIHVELGGDYLPWGDVGVRAVVAPPCGHAAGEGDIAILVLERKLIGVATAKPRLDNGPENAEAINPVGFGRCALSAEAISRKHRAGGRIDRLLESRFRLNASICPGDSGGPALSDGTGEIVGVISAAVMDGSEETIGRAEFTRLDRWRSVFATAKAIADGQSASELPPIGGCPAR; from the coding sequence ATGCGCCAGTTTCGCGTCGCCGCCGAGCCGACACCGTCACCGGCAGCGCGCCCCGACGACGATGGCCGGTTGGCCGCGCCGGAGATGCCCTTCGCACTCGCGCGCGATGACGACTTCGTGGTGCGGGTCGTGGTCGCGAACACCAGCTGCTCGGGCACGCTGATCGACGAGGACCAGGTCCTCACCGCTCACCACTGCATCGTGCAGCGGGACAAGTACGGCGACTTCACGGACAAGAACTCGCGCCCCAAAGACATCCACGTCGAGCTCGGCGGGGACTACCTGCCCTGGGGGGACGTTGGCGTTCGTGCCGTGGTCGCACCGCCGTGTGGTCATGCCGCCGGAGAGGGGGACATCGCCATCTTGGTGCTGGAGCGCAAGCTCATCGGCGTGGCGACGGCAAAACCCCGGCTGGACAATGGCCCCGAGAATGCGGAGGCGATCAACCCCGTGGGGTTCGGTCGCTGCGCGCTCTCGGCCGAGGCCATTTCGCGCAAGCACCGCGCCGGCGGGCGCATCGATCGCCTGCTGGAGTCCCGCTTCCGTCTGAACGCGAGCATCTGCCCGGGCGACTCGGGCGGTCCGGCACTGAGCGACGGAACGGGTGAGATCGTGGGTGTGATCTCCGCCGCGGTCATGGACGGCAGCGAAGAGACGATCGGCCGCGCAGAGTTCACGCGACTCGACCGCTGGCGCTCCGTATTTGCCACGGCCAAGGCGATCGCTGACGGACAGAGCGCCTCGGAGCTACCCCCAATAGGCGGCTGCCCGGCGCGCTGA
- the sppA gene encoding signal peptide peptidase SppA codes for MRNRSLSLGLALTVALASLAAPAQEVVQRPTRLPAFGRSVAGTDDTTALVQNPANLAFLPGSELRFSSIYLDESNRVPWQGHAFAFGFPIPYIPVSTGLRLDFVDPPYSAISGPFGQFNYQWLTWGVAVGGSDFASLGFSLQRSYSDADELDGLSSFTLGYSARPFDQLAFSLVAHDINAPTNDRGLGVERSYDIALAIRPTGSRAVELGLEGKYIDVRDGYWIPRATLGVDVPGLGRLRGDFSVSRPDEVSRRAWLASANMAFNLSGAGGSAELAGGAITGNGLGVKGSYGVQTEIAMRGFREAAGVEGPRYALRIRLEETPGTRGHVALLRRLWGIAEEPSVDAVVLELRTSPAGSMAHIQELRDAIELLRANGKRVLCHLEDAGGAELYLCSAANRTLMNPAGGLRFAGLKSQAMYFSSMLGKLGIRADFVRIGQHKSAPERLTRDSATDVAKADKIDLLQQHERQLVEGLSRGRRIAVPELRKRIAGGPYIASEALTAGFIDGYAFDDQVGDAIDKLVGRRTLLIDDERATRAPARFGVSQRVAIVYVDGDMIDGRSKNVPLVGMKLAGSYTIAKTLKDARENPLIAAVVLRVESPGGSAMAADVIWREVQLTTKVKPVIVSMGASAASGGYYISSPADHVFANPLSITGSIGIFYGKADVSELLKKIGVTVETYKTAPRADAESIYRPFTDEEKKELEKKVSQFYDVFLTRVAQGRKLDKKAVDAVGQGRVWTGEQARDRKLVDELGGLRQALAYARKAAGLPDYSPIVELPPPDSSLIGKLLGLEGSAHAAESVLPGQLLDLAKALAPFTVHAPDKPLARMELMPVKP; via the coding sequence ATGAGAAATCGCTCGCTCTCACTCGGTCTCGCCCTCACCGTTGCGCTCGCCAGCCTGGCTGCTCCCGCCCAAGAGGTGGTGCAACGGCCGACTCGACTGCCCGCCTTTGGTCGCAGCGTCGCCGGCACCGACGACACCACGGCGCTGGTGCAAAACCCGGCGAACCTCGCGTTCCTACCCGGCAGCGAGCTGCGCTTCAGCTCGATCTACCTGGACGAGTCCAATCGTGTGCCGTGGCAGGGCCACGCCTTTGCGTTCGGTTTTCCCATCCCGTACATCCCGGTGAGCACGGGCCTTCGCCTCGATTTCGTCGACCCACCGTACTCGGCCATCAGCGGGCCTTTCGGACAGTTCAACTATCAGTGGCTGACCTGGGGTGTGGCCGTCGGCGGCTCGGATTTCGCCTCGCTTGGTTTTTCACTGCAGCGCAGCTACTCCGACGCGGACGAGCTCGACGGCCTGTCCTCGTTCACCCTCGGCTACAGCGCGCGCCCCTTCGATCAGCTCGCCTTCTCGCTGGTGGCCCACGACATCAACGCGCCGACCAATGACCGCGGTCTGGGCGTCGAGCGCTCCTACGACATTGCGCTCGCCATTCGCCCGACCGGCTCCCGTGCGGTCGAGCTGGGCCTCGAAGGCAAGTACATCGACGTGCGCGACGGCTACTGGATCCCGCGAGCCACGCTGGGTGTGGACGTCCCGGGGCTCGGGCGCTTGCGGGGGGACTTCTCGGTCAGCCGCCCTGACGAGGTGAGCCGACGCGCGTGGCTCGCCTCGGCCAACATGGCCTTCAACCTGTCGGGCGCCGGAGGCAGCGCCGAGCTCGCAGGTGGCGCCATCACCGGCAACGGACTGGGCGTGAAGGGTTCGTACGGCGTGCAGACCGAGATCGCGATGCGCGGGTTCCGCGAAGCAGCGGGGGTCGAGGGACCGCGCTACGCCCTGCGCATACGCCTGGAAGAGACACCTGGAACACGCGGGCACGTCGCACTCTTGAGGCGCCTGTGGGGCATCGCCGAAGAGCCCAGCGTCGATGCGGTCGTGCTCGAGCTCAGGACCTCGCCGGCCGGCTCCATGGCCCACATACAAGAGCTGCGAGACGCCATCGAGCTCCTGCGCGCGAACGGCAAGCGAGTGCTCTGCCACCTCGAAGACGCCGGCGGCGCGGAGCTCTACCTGTGCTCGGCCGCCAACCGCACACTGATGAACCCAGCCGGCGGGTTGCGCTTCGCCGGACTGAAATCCCAGGCCATGTATTTCTCGTCGATGCTCGGCAAGCTGGGCATTCGCGCCGATTTCGTGCGGATTGGACAGCACAAGAGCGCACCCGAGCGGCTCACCCGCGACTCGGCGACCGACGTCGCGAAGGCCGACAAGATCGATCTCTTGCAGCAGCACGAACGGCAGTTGGTCGAGGGCCTCTCGCGCGGGAGGCGCATTGCGGTCCCCGAGCTTCGCAAGCGCATCGCCGGCGGTCCGTACATTGCGTCGGAGGCGCTGACGGCCGGGTTCATCGACGGCTACGCGTTCGATGATCAGGTCGGCGACGCCATCGACAAACTGGTTGGACGGCGCACGTTGCTGATCGACGACGAGCGCGCAACGCGTGCTCCGGCGCGTTTTGGCGTGAGCCAGCGGGTTGCCATCGTCTACGTCGACGGCGACATGATCGATGGACGAAGCAAGAACGTCCCACTCGTCGGCATGAAACTCGCTGGCTCGTACACCATCGCCAAGACGCTGAAGGACGCCCGGGAAAATCCCCTGATCGCCGCGGTCGTGCTGCGAGTCGAGTCCCCCGGCGGCTCCGCCATGGCGGCCGACGTGATCTGGCGCGAGGTACAGCTCACCACGAAGGTGAAGCCCGTCATTGTCAGCATGGGCGCGTCGGCGGCGAGCGGTGGTTATTACATCTCGTCACCCGCCGATCACGTCTTCGCCAACCCGCTCAGCATCACGGGCAGCATCGGCATCTTCTATGGCAAGGCCGACGTGTCCGAGCTGCTGAAGAAGATCGGCGTCACCGTCGAGACCTACAAGACGGCCCCCCGAGCCGACGCCGAGAGCATCTACCGACCCTTCACCGACGAAGAAAAGAAGGAGCTCGAGAAGAAGGTCTCGCAGTTCTACGACGTCTTTCTCACGCGGGTCGCCCAGGGACGAAAGCTCGACAAAAAGGCCGTCGATGCCGTCGGTCAGGGGCGCGTGTGGACGGGAGAGCAGGCCAGGGACCGCAAGCTGGTCGACGAGCTCGGCGGCCTGCGCCAGGCCCTCGCGTACGCGCGCAAGGCGGCAGGGCTGCCGGACTACTCACCCATCGTCGAGCTGCCGCCGCCCGATAGCTCACTGATCGGCAAACTGCTCGGTCTCGAGGGCAGCGCGCACGCCGCAGAGAGTGTGTTACCTGGCCAGCTGCTCGATCTCGCGAAGGCGCTGGCACCGTTCACGGTCCACGCACCGGACAAACCCCTCGCGCGGATGGAGCTCATGCCGGTGAAACCGTGA